In the Magnetospira sp. QH-2 genome, one interval contains:
- a CDS encoding ATP-binding protein produces MRVIQIFAIIFWGILVILGPRAAAAASFMDGFLRQNAVMLLIDPDTGAIVEANPAAAEFYGHDRDKLKAMKIQDINMFTAEQVAHERKLVATEGRNFFIFRHRLADGSARTVEVHSVPLDFDGRRLLYSLIRDISHERALQKDLWHYQSRLEQMVDRQTESIRLKSRDNLITLSVATFGLFLALVFAILVLFRRWQAQKELKAERQKYQRLINGLTRHFMYTHDAEGVFQYVSPSITDVLGYPPEAFLTNFDKYLTDNPMNQGVIRFTERSIQGLQQPPYEVEIHHADGRVRRLEVVESPVFAENGAVVAVEGIAHDITDRHLAHEALQRSNEDLQRFAYVASHDLREPLRMVGSYLGLLERRYADSLDEEAREYMDFAVNGAKRMDDLINALLQYSRLQSQGEPFAETNPGNALDEALNHLQPVLAETDGTVEADLPPKVKADATQLVLLFQNLVGNALKYRHPDRRPQVRITASVRNNKVCFTVQDNGIGMDPEFFDRVFIIFQRLHTDDSYEGTGIGLAICKRIVERHGGRIWVQSDVGKGSRFSFTLPVAP; encoded by the coding sequence ATGCGGGTCATCCAAATCTTTGCCATCATATTCTGGGGCATTCTGGTCATCCTTGGGCCCAGGGCCGCCGCCGCGGCCAGCTTCATGGACGGGTTTCTCAGGCAGAACGCCGTGATGCTGCTGATCGATCCGGATACCGGCGCCATCGTCGAGGCCAATCCCGCCGCCGCGGAATTTTATGGCCATGACCGTGACAAACTGAAGGCCATGAAAATCCAGGACATCAACATGTTCACCGCGGAGCAGGTGGCCCATGAGCGCAAGCTGGTGGCAACGGAAGGCCGCAACTTTTTCATTTTCCGCCACCGTCTGGCCGACGGCAGCGCGCGGACGGTAGAAGTCCACTCGGTGCCCTTGGATTTCGACGGGCGGCGGCTTCTTTACTCGTTGATCCGCGATATCTCCCACGAACGGGCCCTTCAAAAGGATCTCTGGCACTATCAAAGCCGTCTGGAACAGATGGTCGACCGGCAAACCGAAAGCATCCGCCTGAAGTCCCGCGACAATCTGATTACTCTGAGCGTCGCCACCTTTGGCCTGTTCCTGGCCTTGGTTTTTGCCATCCTGGTCCTGTTCCGCCGCTGGCAAGCGCAGAAAGAGCTGAAAGCAGAGCGCCAGAAGTACCAACGGCTGATCAACGGCCTGACCCGACACTTCATGTATACCCATGACGCCGAGGGCGTCTTTCAATATGTGAGCCCGTCCATCACCGATGTGCTCGGGTACCCGCCCGAGGCGTTCTTAACGAACTTCGACAAGTACCTGACCGACAACCCCATGAACCAGGGTGTGATCCGCTTCACCGAGCGGAGTATCCAGGGCCTGCAGCAGCCTCCCTATGAAGTGGAAATCCATCATGCGGACGGACGGGTGCGTCGCCTCGAAGTGGTCGAATCACCGGTATTCGCGGAAAACGGCGCGGTGGTGGCGGTGGAGGGCATCGCCCATGACATCACCGACCGCCACTTGGCTCATGAAGCCTTGCAACGCTCCAATGAAGACTTGCAGCGGTTCGCCTATGTGGCCTCGCACGATCTTCGGGAGCCCCTGCGCATGGTCGGCTCCTACCTGGGGCTGTTGGAACGGCGCTATGCGGATTCCCTGGACGAAGAGGCAAGGGAATATATGGATTTTGCCGTTAACGGGGCCAAGCGCATGGATGACCTCATCAATGCCCTGTTGCAATACTCACGGCTGCAGAGCCAGGGGGAGCCCTTCGCCGAAACCAATCCCGGCAATGCCCTGGACGAGGCCCTGAACCATCTACAACCCGTGTTGGCCGAAACCGATGGAACAGTGGAGGCCGACCTGCCGCCCAAGGTCAAGGCCGATGCAACACAGCTCGTGTTGCTGTTCCAAAATCTCGTCGGCAATGCCTTGAAGTACCGGCACCCCGATCGTCGGCCCCAGGTGCGGATTACCGCCTCGGTCAGGAACAACAAGGTCTGTTTCACGGTTCAGGATAACGGGATCGGCATGGACCCCGAATTCTTTGACCGGGTTTTCATCATCTTCCAACGTCTGCACACGGATGACTCCTACGAAGGCACGGGCATCGGCCTGGCCATCTGTAAACGGATCGTCGAACGCCATGGCGGTCGGATCTGGGTGCAAAGCGATGTGGGCAAGGGCAGCCGGTTTTCTTTCACGCTGCCCGTCGCGCCGTGA
- a CDS encoding ion transporter — translation MFSINRQRIHEILDIAKPNDQMSRWFDIFMFTLISLNVLAVVLESVNSIGHRFEGAFRVFEIFSVGVFVIEYLLRIWAGTEDSRFKEMGALKGRLRYAMTPLLLIDLMAFLPFFLQFIVPIDLRFMRAMRLFRILRLTRYNPAMALMLKVLKHEAPAMLSSIYIMGILIVVASSFIYLFEQHAQPDKFSSIPEAMYWSIITMTTVGFGDVTPVSGMGKVFAGLVAVLGVGMVALPAGLLASGFATEIGGRRARYRRLVEQAMRNGALDQGAMNLLATIREDLGLSDLEAREITDDALGEAVVPPRSCPACGHDWIGDPTNQ, via the coding sequence ATGTTCTCGATAAACCGCCAACGCATTCATGAAATCCTAGATATTGCCAAGCCCAACGACCAAATGAGCCGTTGGTTCGACATTTTCATGTTTACCTTGATCAGCCTGAACGTGCTGGCTGTGGTTCTCGAATCCGTCAACTCAATCGGCCATAGGTTCGAGGGGGCGTTTCGAGTCTTTGAGATATTCTCTGTCGGGGTCTTCGTTATCGAGTACCTTCTGCGTATCTGGGCTGGGACCGAAGATTCCCGCTTCAAGGAAATGGGCGCCTTAAAGGGACGCCTTCGCTACGCCATGACGCCATTACTTTTGATCGACCTCATGGCCTTTTTGCCGTTTTTCCTGCAGTTCATCGTGCCCATTGACCTTCGTTTCATGCGGGCGATGCGTTTGTTCCGTATCCTCAGGCTGACCCGCTACAATCCGGCCATGGCCTTGATGCTAAAAGTCTTGAAGCACGAGGCTCCGGCGATGCTATCGAGTATCTACATCATGGGAATTCTCATCGTGGTGGCATCGAGCTTCATCTATCTCTTTGAACAGCATGCTCAGCCAGACAAGTTCAGTTCCATCCCGGAGGCCATGTATTGGTCGATCATCACCATGACCACGGTAGGCTTCGGAGATGTGACTCCTGTATCCGGCATGGGCAAGGTCTTTGCCGGGCTGGTGGCGGTGCTTGGCGTGGGGATGGTGGCCCTGCCCGCGGGTTTGTTGGCATCAGGATTCGCGACGGAAATTGGCGGTCGGCGTGCTCGGTATCGCCGCTTGGTGGAGCAGGCCATGCGCAACGGAGCCCTCGACCAGGGGGCGATGAATCTATTGGCGACGATCCGCGAGGATCTCGGGCTGAGCGATCTTGAGGCGCGAGAAATCACCGACGATGCCTTAGGTGAGGCAGTTGTACCACCGCGCAGTTGCCCTGCCTGTGGTCATGATTGGATCGGCGATCCTACCAACCAATGA
- a CDS encoding SAM-dependent methyltransferase: MRSSSAMTVATAVFALFLAIGTPSRADDGVNAVEFKVHPIGYVRKAEGKTTIVLDKKYQPALLGMEKQHDIWVIWWFDRNDTPEMRSILQVHPRANPDNPLTGVFSTRAPVRPNLIALTRCKVLSVMDNVIELDSIDAFPDTPVLDIKRVIEAAR; this comes from the coding sequence ATGCGATCTTCTTCCGCGATGACCGTCGCCACCGCCGTGTTTGCGCTATTCCTGGCCATTGGAACACCTTCCCGAGCCGACGACGGCGTCAACGCGGTTGAGTTCAAGGTCCATCCTATCGGCTATGTGAGAAAGGCGGAGGGTAAGACGACCATTGTCCTGGACAAAAAATACCAACCGGCCCTTCTGGGTATGGAAAAGCAGCATGATATCTGGGTGATCTGGTGGTTCGACCGGAACGATACGCCCGAGATGCGCTCCATTCTTCAGGTGCACCCCAGAGCCAACCCGGACAATCCCCTGACCGGTGTGTTTTCCACCCGCGCGCCGGTGCGGCCCAACCTGATCGCCTTGACCCGCTGTAAGGTATTATCGGTGATGGACAACGTGATCGAACTCGATAGCATCGACGCCTTTCCGGATACGCCGGTGCTGGATATCAAGCGCGTGATCGAGGCCGCGCGTTGA
- a CDS encoding DUF423 domain-containing protein: protein MRLWLTLAALNALIALTAGAYGWHMMQGEDGADSYLPIFQIGERYQMAHALALLGVAWMAHQWPGSRLVMAAGWGFQGGIILFCGTLYAMSLTGELPVAGAAPVGGFLLMGGWIALAAAGFVNARPRSRA, encoded by the coding sequence ATGCGCCTATGGCTGACCCTGGCGGCGCTCAACGCCCTGATCGCTTTGACCGCCGGTGCCTATGGCTGGCACATGATGCAAGGCGAGGACGGGGCCGATTCCTATCTGCCCATCTTCCAGATCGGCGAGCGCTATCAGATGGCACATGCCTTGGCCTTGCTCGGCGTTGCCTGGATGGCGCACCAATGGCCGGGCTCCAGGCTGGTGATGGCCGCCGGTTGGGGGTTCCAGGGCGGCATCATCCTGTTTTGCGGCACCCTCTATGCCATGTCCCTGACCGGGGAATTGCCCGTGGCCGGGGCGGCGCCGGTGGGCGGCTTCCTGCTCATGGGCGGCTGGATCGCCTTGGCGGCGGCAGGATTTGTCAACGCGCGGCCTCGATCACGCGCTTGA
- a CDS encoding DUF1178 family protein → MMVYNLKCSHGHQFEQWFKSSNEYEELKAESKLSCKECGDSDVTKAIMAPNVAGSKNSEPAPAPAPAGPMCGMGGCGTGMCGL, encoded by the coding sequence ATGATGGTCTACAATCTGAAATGCTCCCACGGGCATCAGTTCGAGCAGTGGTTCAAGAGCAGCAACGAATACGAAGAACTCAAGGCCGAAAGCAAGCTGAGCTGCAAGGAATGCGGCGATTCGGACGTGACCAAGGCGATCATGGCCCCCAATGTGGCCGGATCCAAAAACAGTGAGCCCGCACCGGCACCGGCACCCGCTGGTCCCATGTGCGGCATGGGCGGCTGCGGCACCGGCATGTGCGGCCTTTGA
- a CDS encoding diguanylate cyclase has translation MESPLPTTPFNWGRAQHILSTLALPLALLMGAAWIQGSLSGMAPSMAQLLVIMPYGLAAAGALVAWRFNSSRTVFLMIMLVLGHGLLQGPLAAGPFTGPGVGVVYTAFALLVPLNMLYFVLTPERGLATGGGLARVGVLAAQTAGVAAIVFAAPAGIEAAAIQEFQQGIWSLLRTRIFPPEMDRWTALPQPAMIAFAVSTLIVLGHGLVKDRPVDLATAGALGALWAGLHGVGQGAGSALWFTAAAIVAIVGVLQESYRMAFLDDLTGLPGRRALNAEFTKLGRRYAVAMLDVDHFKKFNDTYGHDVGDQVLRMVAARMMRVSGGGKAFRYGGEEFTVLFPGKESEDVLVHLEALREDIARSSFLLRDEDRPEEKPKRTSKKGSANDRVSVTVSMGVADHLVSDAPEEAIIAADQALYQSKEAGRNKVTAFEA, from the coding sequence ATGGAGAGTCCCTTGCCCACCACACCCTTTAATTGGGGTCGCGCCCAACATATCCTGTCCACCTTGGCCCTGCCCCTGGCGCTATTGATGGGGGCTGCCTGGATACAGGGCAGCCTGAGCGGGATGGCGCCCTCCATGGCTCAATTGCTGGTGATCATGCCCTATGGCCTGGCCGCCGCCGGAGCGCTGGTGGCCTGGCGATTCAACTCATCGCGCACGGTGTTTCTCATGATCATGCTGGTCCTGGGTCATGGGTTGTTGCAAGGACCCCTGGCGGCGGGACCCTTCACCGGGCCCGGGGTGGGCGTGGTCTATACCGCCTTCGCCCTGTTGGTGCCCTTGAACATGCTCTATTTCGTGCTCACCCCGGAGCGCGGCCTGGCCACCGGCGGCGGGTTGGCGCGGGTCGGGGTATTGGCGGCTCAGACCGCGGGAGTCGCGGCGATCGTTTTCGCCGCACCGGCCGGGATCGAGGCGGCGGCCATTCAGGAATTCCAGCAGGGCATCTGGTCCTTGTTGCGTACCCGTATTTTCCCCCCGGAAATGGACCGTTGGACGGCCCTGCCGCAACCGGCGATGATCGCTTTTGCGGTCTCGACGCTGATCGTTCTGGGCCACGGTCTGGTCAAGGACCGCCCGGTGGATCTGGCCACGGCGGGCGCCCTGGGCGCGCTCTGGGCCGGGTTGCATGGGGTGGGTCAAGGGGCCGGGTCGGCCCTGTGGTTCACCGCCGCCGCCATTGTCGCCATCGTCGGGGTGTTGCAGGAATCCTACCGCATGGCCTTCCTGGACGATTTGACCGGCTTGCCGGGGCGACGGGCTTTGAACGCCGAATTCACCAAACTGGGACGGCGCTACGCGGTGGCCATGCTGGACGTGGATCATTTCAAGAAATTCAACGATACCTATGGCCATGACGTGGGGGATCAGGTGCTGCGCATGGTCGCCGCCCGGATGATGCGGGTCAGTGGTGGCGGCAAGGCCTTCCGCTACGGCGGCGAGGAATTCACCGTGCTGTTTCCAGGCAAGGAATCCGAAGACGTGCTGGTCCATCTGGAGGCCCTGCGCGAGGACATTGCCCGGTCGAGTTTTTTGCTGCGCGACGAGGATCGACCGGAAGAAAAACCCAAAAGGACCTCGAAGAAAGGGTCGGCAAACGATCGGGTATCAGTGACCGTTAGCATGGGCGTGGCCGATCACCTGGTATCCGACGCGCCGGAGGAAGCCATCATCGCCGCCGATCAGGCGCTCTATCAGTCCAAGGAGGCCGGCCGCAACAAGGTCACGGCCTTTGAAGCATAG
- a CDS encoding sulfite oxidase heme-binding subunit YedZ yields MKILKVIVFTAALGPLAWLIWGLADGTLGANPAEAANRFLGDWALRFLLVTLALTPLRKITGRGEFGRFRRMMGLYAFFYAVLHVTSYVVLDQFFDWAAIWADLIKRTYITIGMGALLMLLPLAATSTKGMIQRIGGARWRKLHRLVYPASILVVIHFYMMTRARDTEVLIHAVLLGALLGYRVWAARRGLLPMLQRP; encoded by the coding sequence TTGAAGATCCTCAAGGTCATTGTCTTCACCGCCGCCCTGGGGCCGCTGGCCTGGCTGATTTGGGGTCTGGCGGACGGAACCCTGGGCGCCAATCCCGCCGAGGCCGCCAACCGCTTTCTGGGCGATTGGGCGCTGCGGTTCCTGCTTGTCACCCTGGCCCTCACGCCCCTGCGCAAGATCACCGGGCGCGGCGAGTTCGGCCGCTTCCGCCGCATGATGGGGCTGTACGCCTTTTTTTATGCGGTGCTGCATGTGACCAGCTACGTGGTGCTCGATCAGTTCTTTGATTGGGCCGCCATCTGGGCCGATCTGATCAAGCGCACTTATATCACCATCGGCATGGGCGCCTTGTTGATGCTCCTGCCGCTGGCCGCCACCTCCACCAAGGGCATGATCCAGAGGATCGGCGGGGCCCGCTGGCGCAAGCTGCACCGGCTGGTCTATCCGGCCTCCATTTTGGTGGTCATCCATTTTTACATGATGACCCGAGCGCGGGACACCGAGGTCTTGATCCACGCGGTCCTATTGGGCGCGCTGTTGGGCTATCGGGTCTGGGCGGCGCGGCGCGGACTGCTACCTATGCTTCAAAGGCCGTGA
- the msrP gene encoding protein-methionine-sulfoxide reductase catalytic subunit MsrP — MLIRVKKASDLSEAHVTPKDLYMRRREFMVGAGAAALSATLPFGEAEAAASLKHVKTDHGKGLTLTDKEYATKYNNFYEFALDKDNPAKVAKDFKPLPWTVTVSGACHKPGDYSYEDLVQPHELQERIYRFRCVEAWSMVVPWIGVSLGDMLNRFEPTGDAKYVEFRTLHDPERMPMQKTNALEWPYREGLRMDEATHPLTMMVVGMYGEMLPNQNGAPLRLIIPWKYGFKSIKSIVSIHFTDKMPATTWAMTNAREYGFYANVNPEVDHPRWSQAKERIIGGGLFRSKVITPMLNGYAEEVAHLYQGMDPKTLF, encoded by the coding sequence ATGCTGATCCGCGTCAAAAAAGCCTCCGACCTGAGCGAGGCCCACGTTACCCCCAAGGACCTTTATATGCGCCGCCGTGAGTTCATGGTGGGGGCCGGGGCCGCTGCCCTCTCCGCCACCCTGCCGTTTGGCGAGGCCGAGGCCGCCGCGTCCCTGAAGCACGTCAAAACCGATCACGGCAAGGGCCTGACCCTCACCGACAAGGAATACGCCACTAAATACAACAACTTCTATGAATTCGCCCTGGACAAGGATAACCCGGCCAAGGTCGCCAAGGATTTCAAGCCGCTGCCCTGGACCGTCACGGTCTCCGGCGCCTGCCACAAGCCCGGTGACTATTCATACGAAGATCTGGTCCAGCCTCACGAACTCCAAGAGCGCATCTACCGGTTCCGCTGTGTGGAGGCCTGGTCCATGGTGGTGCCCTGGATCGGCGTTTCATTGGGTGACATGCTCAACCGATTCGAGCCCACCGGCGACGCCAAATACGTGGAATTCCGCACCCTGCATGATCCCGAGCGCATGCCCATGCAGAAAACCAACGCCCTGGAATGGCCCTATCGCGAGGGGCTGCGCATGGACGAGGCGACCCATCCCCTGACCATGATGGTGGTCGGCATGTATGGCGAGATGCTGCCCAATCAGAACGGCGCGCCGCTGCGGCTGATCATCCCATGGAAGTACGGCTTCAAGAGCATCAAATCCATCGTCTCCATTCATTTTACCGACAAGATGCCTGCCACCACCTGGGCCATGACCAACGCGCGGGAATATGGCTTTTATGCCAACGTGAACCCCGAAGTGGATCATCCGCGCTGGAGCCAGGCCAAGGAACGCATTATCGGCGGCGGACTGTTTCGCTCCAAGGTCATCACGCCCATGCTCAACGGCTATGCCGAGGAGGTGGCACACCTCTATCAGGGCATGGATCCCAAGACCCTGTTCTGA